A single Endozoicomonas sp. NE40 DNA region contains:
- the gspD gene encoding type II secretion system secretin GspD, with product MKQHKAFFRGADALRRSLRPIAAGIMLSAGTLVINTTLAGQAFADEFSASFQNAKVEEFVNTVSANLNKTIIVDPSVQGSITVRSYETLNEEQYYQFFLSVLEVHGFAVVEQPSGILKVVRDKEAKTSAIRVIDSSEPGAGDEMISWVMPVKNVPVRELSPILRQLNDTAGNVVHYDPSNILLMTGRAANIERLVDIVQRIDNAGGKTVEIINLKHGSANEMSRILRALNSESGGKSNVSGNPAIVADEVGNRLIISGESSQVLRIKNLVSRLDAEQETTGNTRVFYLRYAVAEDLREVLEGVGQTVIAEQTGSQNTTTPGTNFSINVHEQTNALVVTAQPDMMGVLESVIQQLDIRRAQVLVEAIIVEVADGDGINLSMQLGSEKGGLMQFQNGQTVPIGQIMYGMREAQSKEGSVIIDPDLGRIENPDTPGDWSVLAQALSGVSGAAFTASMGDWTALLQAVTSSSESNVLATPSLMTLDNEEASFIVGDEVPTLTGATSSANNDNPFQTIERREVGIKLSIKPQVNEGNAVKLDIEQEVSNINGTTPVDITFATRQVQTSVMVGSGDTVVIGGLIDENVQESESKVPLLGDIPFIGRLFRSTSNTVSKRNLMVFIRPTIIRDDHTLTEISGRKYGYMRARQLDRAAKGVDLLPNARIPVLSEDMSPQDILKETRRQMDENNAIKQARRLEEARQLIEQAEAEQLEKGDGDDAESNG from the coding sequence ATGAAGCAACACAAAGCATTTTTCAGGGGAGCAGACGCCTTGCGTCGTTCACTGCGCCCAATCGCAGCCGGTATCATGTTGAGCGCTGGTACTCTTGTCATTAACACGACCCTGGCAGGGCAGGCGTTTGCCGATGAGTTTTCGGCAAGCTTCCAGAACGCCAAAGTTGAAGAATTCGTCAACACAGTCAGCGCCAACCTCAACAAAACCATTATTGTCGACCCGTCGGTACAGGGTTCCATCACGGTTCGTTCCTACGAAACCCTGAACGAAGAACAGTACTACCAGTTTTTCCTGAGCGTGCTGGAAGTTCACGGTTTTGCCGTGGTCGAACAACCCAGCGGCATTCTGAAAGTGGTTCGGGACAAAGAAGCGAAAACCTCGGCTATCCGGGTCATCGATTCGAGCGAGCCGGGAGCTGGCGACGAAATGATCAGCTGGGTGATGCCGGTCAAGAACGTTCCTGTACGAGAGCTGTCGCCCATTCTTCGACAGTTGAATGACACCGCTGGCAACGTCGTTCATTACGATCCGTCCAACATTCTGTTGATGACCGGTCGGGCTGCCAACATTGAAAGACTGGTGGATATTGTTCAGCGTATTGATAACGCTGGCGGCAAGACCGTTGAGATTATCAATCTGAAACACGGCTCTGCCAATGAGATGTCCCGAATCCTCAGGGCTTTGAATAGCGAGTCAGGTGGTAAAAGCAACGTATCGGGCAATCCTGCCATTGTTGCCGACGAAGTGGGCAACCGCCTGATTATTTCCGGAGAGTCGTCTCAGGTACTGCGGATTAAAAATCTGGTATCCCGTCTGGACGCCGAGCAGGAAACCACTGGTAACACCCGTGTTTTCTACCTGCGTTATGCCGTTGCCGAAGACCTGAGAGAAGTCCTTGAAGGTGTTGGACAAACCGTTATTGCCGAGCAGACCGGTTCCCAGAACACGACAACCCCCGGCACCAACTTCAGCATCAATGTCCATGAGCAGACCAACGCGCTGGTTGTCACCGCACAACCGGATATGATGGGCGTACTGGAAAGCGTTATTCAGCAGCTCGATATTCGCCGCGCACAGGTGCTGGTTGAAGCCATTATCGTGGAAGTGGCTGATGGCGATGGCATCAACCTGTCGATGCAGCTGGGTAGCGAGAAAGGCGGCCTGATGCAGTTCCAGAATGGTCAGACCGTTCCTATTGGTCAGATCATGTATGGTATGAGGGAAGCTCAATCCAAAGAAGGTTCAGTAATTATCGACCCAGATCTTGGTCGTATAGAAAACCCTGATACACCCGGCGACTGGTCGGTGCTAGCCCAAGCCCTCTCCGGTGTATCCGGTGCAGCCTTCACCGCATCAATGGGCGACTGGACCGCACTGCTTCAGGCCGTTACTTCGTCTTCTGAATCCAACGTACTGGCAACACCCAGCCTGATGACACTGGATAACGAAGAAGCGTCGTTTATTGTCGGTGATGAAGTGCCTACCCTGACCGGTGCCACCTCCAGTGCCAACAACGACAATCCGTTCCAGACCATTGAACGTCGGGAAGTGGGTATCAAGCTGAGCATCAAGCCCCAGGTGAACGAAGGTAATGCCGTTAAGCTGGATATTGAACAGGAAGTGTCCAACATCAACGGTACGACACCGGTTGATATCACCTTTGCCACCCGTCAGGTACAAACCTCGGTGATGGTGGGCAGTGGCGACACAGTGGTCATTGGTGGTCTGATCGACGAAAACGTTCAGGAAAGCGAATCTAAGGTGCCGCTGCTGGGCGACATTCCCTTTATCGGCCGTCTGTTCCGCTCAACGTCCAATACCGTCAGCAAACGTAACCTGATGGTGTTTATCCGCCCGACCATTATTCGTGACGACCACACCCTGACTGAAATCAGTGGCAGAAAATACGGCTACATGCGCGCCCGTCAGCTGGATCGTGCCGCCAAAGGCGTTGACCTGTTACCCAATGCACGCATCCCGGTACTGTCCGAAGATATGTCACCGCAGGACATTCTGAAAGAAACCCGCCGCCAGATGGATGAAAATAACGCCATCAAACAGGCGCGCCGACTGGAAGAAGCCCGCCAGCTGATTGAACAGGCGGAAGCTGAACAACTTGAGAAGGGCGACGGTGATGACGCAGAGTCCAACGGCTGA
- a CDS encoding acyloxyacyl hydrolase, translating to MDKKVLLGCSLGLISSALVSFSPQAVAQFDSLRIAYGSAFTPDVVAGDLRLAARWHIKDFEKGYNGDWQRRLMVEAVYTYWHSTISSSANKSARGADNIHGFFITPVFRLEDTGPASVNPYLEAGLGVGGISDDEIRRKGRVYPLRKSSHFQFEVKVGGGFIFGEQRQFELGAQWVHYSNGNTAQPNYSFDALQLEGVYRF from the coding sequence ATGGATAAAAAAGTCTTGCTGGGTTGCTCTCTGGGCCTTATTTCAAGCGCTTTAGTGTCTTTTTCTCCGCAGGCGGTTGCACAATTTGACAGCCTCAGGATTGCTTATGGATCAGCATTTACTCCTGATGTTGTGGCAGGTGACCTTCGACTGGCAGCAAGATGGCATATCAAGGATTTTGAAAAAGGGTATAACGGTGACTGGCAAAGGCGTTTGATGGTTGAAGCCGTTTATACCTACTGGCACAGCACCATCAGCAGCTCTGCAAACAAGAGCGCCAGAGGCGCCGATAATATACATGGCTTTTTTATCACTCCGGTGTTTCGTCTGGAAGATACCGGACCAGCTTCTGTTAATCCGTACCTCGAGGCTGGCCTGGGTGTTGGTGGTATCAGCGATGATGAAATACGGCGCAAGGGTCGTGTCTATCCATTGCGTAAAAGTTCACACTTCCAGTTTGAAGTAAAAGTCGGTGGTGGTTTTATATTTGGCGAACAGCGGCAGTTTGAATTAGGGGCTCAGTGGGTTCACTACTCTAATGGAAATACTGCTCAGCCTAACTATAGTTTTGATGCTCTTCAGCTAGAGGGCGTTTACCGCTTTTAG
- a CDS encoding DNA cytosine methyltransferase, protein MEKENNKYRINPQMGLNFSGELIVDNFAGGGGASTGIEMALGWPVDIAINHDPEAIAMHTINHPHTKHYCESVWKVDPVKACNGKPVALAWFSPDCTHHSKARGGKPKSKQIRGLAWVAVRWAKRVKPRVIILENVEEFQDWGPLLENNQPCPIRKGDTFRHFVSQLQSYGYNVEWKELRACDYGAPTIRKRLFLIARCDGQPIVWPPATHGPGTEQPYRTAAECIDWSIPCPSIFERKRPLAENTLRRIAKGIQKFVIDNPKPFIVPIAHYNGRDLAHSIEQPLRTITASPKGGAFSLVTAFIAKHYTGVTGSSLTEPLHTVTSKDHNALVTAQLQKRNNHSDKVHAFLVKYYGSGDNAVSVAEPIHTITTKERFGLVTVKGELYQIVDIGMRMLTPRELYTANGFPLDYIIDHDATGRRLTKTSQVARCGNAVPPYFSKALTEANIVKPATEIAA, encoded by the coding sequence ATGGAAAAGGAAAACAACAAATACCGAATCAATCCCCAGATGGGTCTTAATTTCTCGGGAGAGCTGATTGTTGATAACTTCGCAGGTGGTGGCGGTGCCAGCACTGGTATTGAAATGGCACTGGGCTGGCCGGTTGATATTGCCATCAACCACGATCCGGAAGCCATCGCAATGCATACCATTAACCACCCTCACACAAAACATTACTGTGAATCTGTCTGGAAGGTCGACCCGGTTAAAGCCTGCAATGGTAAACCGGTCGCACTTGCCTGGTTCTCCCCGGACTGCACCCACCACAGCAAGGCCCGGGGCGGAAAACCCAAAAGCAAACAGATTCGGGGCTTAGCCTGGGTCGCCGTTCGATGGGCAAAGCGGGTTAAGCCCAGAGTGATTATTCTGGAAAACGTTGAAGAGTTTCAGGACTGGGGGCCACTGCTGGAAAACAACCAGCCCTGCCCGATCCGCAAGGGTGACACCTTCAGGCACTTTGTCAGCCAGCTGCAATCCTATGGCTACAACGTGGAATGGAAAGAGCTGAGAGCCTGCGACTATGGCGCACCCACCATACGAAAGCGCCTGTTCCTGATTGCCCGTTGTGACGGTCAGCCCATTGTCTGGCCACCAGCAACTCACGGCCCGGGTACAGAGCAACCCTATCGAACCGCTGCAGAATGTATTGATTGGTCAATTCCATGCCCGAGCATCTTTGAAAGAAAAAGACCACTGGCAGAGAACACTCTGCGCCGGATTGCCAAAGGCATTCAGAAGTTTGTTATTGATAACCCGAAACCGTTCATTGTACCGATCGCTCATTACAATGGTCGTGATCTTGCCCACTCCATTGAGCAACCATTACGAACCATTACCGCCTCTCCAAAGGGTGGTGCCTTCTCTCTGGTGACAGCTTTTATCGCCAAGCATTACACAGGCGTCACCGGTTCAAGTCTGACCGAGCCACTTCATACCGTTACCAGCAAAGACCATAACGCACTGGTGACTGCACAACTGCAAAAGAGAAACAATCACTCAGACAAGGTACACGCCTTCCTGGTGAAATATTACGGCTCGGGTGATAACGCGGTATCCGTAGCAGAACCCATCCACACCATTACCACTAAAGAACGCTTCGGGCTGGTGACGGTGAAAGGCGAACTGTACCAGATCGTCGACATCGGCATGAGAATGCTTACTCCCCGGGAGCTGTATACCGCCAACGGTTTTCCGCTGGACTACATCATTGACCATGACGCGACAGGCAGACGATTAACAAAAACCAGTCAGGTGGCCCGGTGCGGAAATGCTGTACCGCCTTATTTCTCAAAGGCTTTAACCGAGGCAAATATAGTTAAGCCAGCCACCGAAATAGCAGCTTGA
- a CDS encoding UPF0236 family transposase-like protein, translating into MTTYGKVRLCERCLTVAGHRIRPFSENAHIHCRDYSLPLQRRLVDFASDSSFATASQKMEEHYGVIVPESSVRAITLGHARCMSEQSKASLKNCQECVGEGKQLIGEMDGSMIPVVLFDEEAEGDKRKARKVDWQEAKLCLVYEQGSCDKRHRVVMGEPGEAGDQWLSCAIEQGLNRQSSIHCVSDGAKWIASQADRVFASQGSFLVDYYHLCEYIADAAKECIGKDEKARKKWTDEQKTRMKAGESERVLAELEPYRNGKVGKEANKSEECHRYIRNRPGQFDYQAAEAANLPIGSGEIESSNRSVVQTRLKLPGAWWKPEHAHDMLNLRTLRANGDWNKYWKATG; encoded by the coding sequence ATGACCACTTACGGCAAAGTTCGTCTCTGTGAGCGATGCTTGACCGTTGCAGGGCATCGTATACGCCCTTTTTCCGAGAATGCCCATATCCACTGTCGTGACTACTCTTTACCGTTACAACGGCGATTGGTGGATTTTGCATCAGACAGTTCTTTTGCAACAGCTTCACAGAAAATGGAAGAGCATTATGGCGTTATCGTACCTGAGTCATCAGTACGAGCCATTACCCTGGGTCACGCCCGCTGCATGAGTGAGCAATCTAAAGCTTCCCTGAAAAATTGTCAGGAATGTGTAGGAGAAGGCAAGCAGCTGATTGGTGAAATGGACGGCAGCATGATTCCAGTGGTTCTTTTTGATGAAGAAGCTGAAGGCGACAAGCGCAAGGCCAGAAAAGTTGACTGGCAAGAGGCCAAGCTTTGCTTGGTTTATGAACAAGGAAGTTGCGATAAGCGACATCGTGTAGTTATGGGAGAGCCCGGTGAAGCAGGCGATCAGTGGTTGAGTTGCGCTATTGAGCAAGGTTTGAATCGGCAGTCATCTATTCATTGTGTAAGTGATGGGGCTAAGTGGATTGCCAGCCAGGCAGACCGCGTATTCGCATCTCAGGGAAGTTTTCTGGTGGATTACTATCACCTTTGTGAGTACATCGCAGATGCTGCTAAAGAGTGCATTGGAAAAGATGAAAAAGCCCGTAAAAAATGGACTGATGAACAAAAAACAAGAATGAAAGCAGGTGAGTCAGAGAGAGTTCTGGCAGAGCTTGAGCCTTATCGTAACGGTAAGGTTGGAAAGGAAGCCAACAAATCGGAAGAGTGTCATCGCTATATCAGGAATCGTCCCGGACAATTTGATTATCAGGCGGCAGAAGCTGCCAATTTGCCTATCGGTTCAGGTGAAATAGAGAGCTCCAATCGTTCTGTTGTTCAAACCCGGTTGAAACTTCCCGGAGCATGGTGGAAACCAGAGCATGCTCACGATATGTTGAACCTTAGAACTTTAAGGGCTAATGGTGACTGGAATAAGTACTGGAAAGCCACTGGATAG
- the gspH gene encoding type II secretion system minor pseudopilin GspH, with translation MTHHHKGFTLLEIMLVLLLLGLATSVVVPNITFSNGSAELQRAAERFAVLVETAHEEAILSGRDLGVVINDNDYEFVQFGEDGWESITHDRLLRQTTLEENFRMRFTPGETVWHTSLQQQQQDTLLEDWFTKPEEMKEPHLYIWSSGDMTPAEIVFSIQSSNSTNRLSSRLPSFTIQVEETGDVHFSEDSPS, from the coding sequence ATGACGCACCACCACAAAGGCTTCACTCTGCTGGAAATCATGCTGGTTCTGCTGTTGCTGGGACTGGCTACCTCGGTGGTGGTGCCAAATATCACATTCAGCAATGGCAGCGCTGAACTGCAAAGAGCGGCAGAGCGTTTTGCCGTTCTGGTTGAAACCGCCCATGAAGAAGCCATTCTCAGTGGCCGCGACCTGGGCGTTGTGATCAACGACAACGACTATGAATTTGTGCAGTTTGGTGAGGACGGCTGGGAATCCATTACCCACGATCGCCTGCTACGTCAGACCACTCTTGAAGAAAACTTCCGAATGCGTTTTACGCCGGGCGAAACCGTCTGGCACACGTCTCTGCAACAGCAGCAACAGGACACTCTGCTGGAAGACTGGTTTACCAAACCTGAAGAGATGAAAGAGCCACATCTTTATATCTGGTCATCAGGCGATATGACTCCGGCAGAGATTGTTTTCAGCATTCAGTCTTCTAATTCTACGAATCGGCTATCCAGTCGCCTTCCGTCGTTTACCATTCAGGTTGAAGAAACCGGCGACGTGCATTTTTCAGAGGATAGCCCATCGTGA
- the gspF gene encoding type II secretion system inner membrane protein GspF — protein MAVFAYEALDAKGRKKKGVLEADSPRQLRQQLRSDGLAPVSIEPATEKTDTERRSFSINLFEKNATPAEVALLTRQLATLVAAAIPLEECLQALAKQLQKNHLKAMITAIRSRVLEGQTLADSLASYPKAFDRLYRSMVAAGEKSGHLDVVLERLADYSEQQQQIKGKLIQAMIYPVILTIVAIGVVAALLATVVPTVVDQFAHMGQELPDMTLALIAMSDFVRDYGLHVLITLMVLLVVRQRLLTKPKLRLKHDKWFLKVPVAGDVSAGVDTARFARTLSILTTSSVPLLDGMKVASDVLINAHIRQALKEASERVREGSSLWTALDKTQLFPPMMLHIIASGEKSGELEQMLTRAADAQDRQFESQVNIALGVFAPLLILIMAGMVLFIVMAILTPMLDLNSLVSG, from the coding sequence ATGGCTGTTTTTGCCTATGAAGCTCTGGATGCCAAAGGCCGGAAGAAAAAAGGCGTACTGGAAGCGGATTCTCCCAGACAGTTGCGCCAGCAATTGCGTTCCGACGGCCTGGCACCGGTCTCTATCGAGCCAGCAACTGAGAAAACAGACACCGAGCGTCGTTCATTCTCCATCAACCTGTTTGAAAAGAATGCGACACCGGCTGAAGTGGCGCTACTGACACGTCAACTGGCCACCCTGGTCGCCGCAGCCATTCCGCTGGAAGAGTGCCTGCAGGCACTGGCTAAACAGCTGCAGAAAAACCACCTGAAAGCCATGATCACGGCGATCCGCTCCAGAGTTCTGGAGGGTCAGACACTGGCAGACAGCCTTGCCAGCTACCCGAAAGCCTTCGACCGCCTGTACCGGTCCATGGTCGCTGCCGGTGAGAAGTCTGGTCATCTGGATGTGGTGCTGGAACGCCTTGCTGACTACAGCGAACAGCAACAGCAGATCAAAGGCAAACTGATTCAGGCGATGATCTATCCGGTCATTCTGACGATAGTCGCCATTGGTGTCGTTGCTGCCCTGCTGGCAACGGTGGTTCCAACGGTGGTTGATCAGTTCGCCCATATGGGTCAGGAGCTGCCGGATATGACACTGGCCCTGATCGCTATGAGTGATTTTGTGCGGGACTACGGCCTGCATGTTCTTATCACCCTTATGGTTCTGCTGGTTGTACGACAAAGACTTCTCACAAAACCTAAGCTGCGACTGAAACACGACAAATGGTTTCTGAAAGTCCCCGTGGCAGGCGATGTATCAGCAGGCGTGGATACTGCACGTTTTGCCCGAACCCTCAGCATTCTTACCACCAGTTCGGTACCTTTGCTGGACGGCATGAAGGTCGCCAGCGATGTACTGATTAATGCGCATATTCGTCAGGCACTGAAAGAAGCGTCCGAGCGGGTACGGGAAGGTTCCAGCCTGTGGACGGCACTGGATAAGACACAATTGTTCCCACCCATGATGCTGCATATCATCGCCAGTGGTGAAAAATCCGGTGAGCTGGAACAGATGCTGACGCGTGCTGCCGATGCACAGGACAGACAGTTTGAGTCTCAGGTAAACATTGCCCTGGGTGTTTTCGCCCCGCTTCTGATCCTGATTATGGCAGGCATGGTGCTGTTTATCGTGATGGCCATCCTGACACCCATGCTGGATCTTAACTCGCTTGTCAGTGGTTGA
- the gspC gene encoding type II secretion system protein GspC, with protein MPIAFNKNKPLETISRVISNTPQSLKLSGLSNRWLILLCEVLLVILLAQQLAKVTWQLIPVETSDSNSWKSQAVSSQQQDNGSQAYPELASLHLFGTPPAPEAETANTIDPDSVPRSRLSARITGIVASSVPERSLAIINFRSEDKTYRIGDRLNGANAEVVDIYPDRVIVRNNGQHEALLLYPNNPEQRTAARPTSASAESSSNLQELSAELRNNPTSIAELISITPVRRDGKLAGYRINPRSRPDLFKAAGLQNNDIALSINGIDLTNNMEAMKLMQELPNLDQISLTIERQGQIYQIDLSS; from the coding sequence ATGCCCATCGCGTTTAACAAAAACAAGCCTCTTGAAACAATATCCAGAGTGATTTCCAACACTCCCCAGTCACTGAAACTTTCCGGGCTGAGTAATCGCTGGTTAATTTTGCTCTGCGAGGTGCTTCTGGTCATTCTGCTGGCCCAGCAACTGGCAAAAGTGACCTGGCAGCTGATACCTGTTGAGACCAGCGATTCCAACAGCTGGAAAAGTCAGGCAGTGTCGTCTCAACAGCAGGATAACGGCAGTCAGGCTTATCCTGAGCTGGCCAGCTTACACCTGTTTGGAACGCCACCAGCACCAGAGGCTGAAACCGCCAACACGATTGATCCGGACTCGGTGCCTCGCTCCAGGCTCAGCGCCCGCATTACCGGCATTGTTGCCAGCAGCGTGCCTGAACGCTCCCTTGCCATTATCAACTTCCGGTCAGAAGACAAAACCTACCGTATTGGTGATCGCCTGAATGGTGCCAATGCAGAAGTGGTCGATATCTATCCGGACCGGGTGATTGTCAGGAATAATGGCCAGCATGAAGCCCTGCTGCTTTACCCGAACAACCCTGAACAGAGAACAGCCGCCCGGCCAACATCCGCTTCCGCTGAATCTTCATCAAACCTTCAGGAGCTGAGTGCGGAACTCCGTAACAATCCCACATCCATTGCTGAGCTGATCAGCATTACACCGGTACGCAGGGATGGCAAGCTGGCAGGATATCGAATAAACCCCAGATCACGCCCTGATTTATTCAAGGCGGCAGGTCTGCAAAATAACGACATTGCCCTGTCCATTAACGGCATCGACCTGACCAACAACATGGAAGCCATGAAGCTGATGCAGGAACTGCCAAACCTCGACCAGATTTCGCTGACGATTGAACGTCAGGGCCAGATTTACCAGATCGACTTATCATCATGA
- the gspE gene encoding type II secretion system ATPase GspE, with product MTQSPTAEAPEQSGEQAEMITLPFHFAQKFGVLLEQNEAGDYHLLYHGMPERHALSEVRRLTARPFTIEKLEDADFDARIAAFYQQDSSAARQLMQDIGNDEGLQSLAEELPDNEDLLEADDGAPIIRMINAMLGEAIKDGASDIHIETFENMLIIRFRIDGVLREILRPQRKLAALLVSRIKVMAKLDIAEKRVPQDGRISLRLGGRAIDVRVSTLPSRHGERIVLRLLDRSSVQLDMTSLGMTESIRDTVSELLLKPHGILLVTGPTGSGKSTTLYAGLSSINSTERNILTVEDPVEFDIEGVGQTQVNPKVDMTFARGLRAILRQDPDVVMVGEIRDLETAEISIQASLTGHLVLSTLHTNTAIGAVTRMRDMGIEPFLLSSSLLGVLAQRLVRTLCPDCRQPREPSASERAMMRLAGHSPATVWDARGCDECNQLGYRGRTGIHELFLVDDTVRNLIHDGAGEQAIEAEIRKHTPSIQQDGFSKVLKGITSMEEVLRVTREE from the coding sequence ATGACGCAGAGTCCAACGGCTGAAGCCCCTGAGCAATCCGGCGAACAGGCAGAGATGATCACTCTGCCCTTCCACTTCGCCCAGAAGTTTGGCGTACTGCTGGAACAGAATGAAGCCGGTGATTATCACCTGCTGTATCACGGCATGCCTGAACGTCATGCATTAAGCGAAGTTCGTCGTTTAACAGCCAGACCGTTTACCATTGAAAAGCTGGAAGACGCTGATTTCGACGCACGTATTGCAGCCTTTTACCAGCAGGACTCATCCGCTGCCCGCCAGCTGATGCAGGATATTGGTAACGATGAAGGTCTGCAGTCGCTGGCTGAAGAACTGCCCGACAATGAAGACCTGCTGGAAGCCGACGACGGTGCGCCAATCATCCGCATGATTAACGCCATGCTGGGTGAAGCCATTAAGGATGGTGCGTCGGATATTCATATCGAAACCTTTGAGAACATGCTGATCATCCGTTTCCGGATCGACGGCGTGTTGCGCGAGATTCTGCGCCCACAGCGTAAGCTGGCGGCGTTGCTGGTGTCCCGTATCAAGGTCATGGCGAAACTCGACATTGCTGAAAAACGTGTGCCACAAGATGGTCGTATTTCCCTGCGCCTTGGTGGTCGGGCCATTGACGTGCGTGTTTCTACCCTGCCCTCCCGTCATGGCGAACGAATTGTACTGCGTCTTCTCGACCGAAGCAGTGTTCAGCTGGATATGACCAGTCTGGGTATGACCGAATCCATCCGTGACACGGTCAGCGAGCTATTGCTTAAACCTCATGGCATTTTGCTGGTCACGGGTCCAACCGGTTCCGGTAAGAGTACGACACTCTATGCCGGTCTCAGTTCGATCAACAGCACCGAGCGCAACATTCTGACGGTGGAAGACCCGGTAGAGTTTGACATAGAAGGCGTTGGTCAGACACAGGTTAACCCGAAAGTAGATATGACGTTCGCCCGGGGTCTGCGTGCCATTCTCCGTCAGGACCCTGACGTGGTGATGGTGGGTGAGATTCGTGACCTTGAAACGGCTGAAATCAGTATTCAGGCGTCCCTGACGGGTCACCTGGTTCTCAGCACCCTGCACACCAACACCGCCATTGGTGCAGTGACCCGAATGCGGGACATGGGCATTGAACCCTTCCTGCTGTCGTCCAGTCTGCTGGGCGTTCTGGCGCAACGACTGGTGCGTACCCTGTGTCCGGATTGCCGTCAGCCCCGTGAACCTTCTGCCAGCGAACGAGCCATGATGAGGCTGGCTGGCCATTCACCGGCAACGGTCTGGGATGCCAGAGGCTGTGATGAGTGCAACCAGCTCGGCTACCGGGGACGAACCGGTATCCACGAACTGTTTCTGGTGGACGACACAGTACGCAACCTGATTCACGACGGTGCCGGTGAACAGGCGATTGAAGCAGAAATCCGCAAGCATACCCCGAGCATTCAGCAGGACGGTTTCAGCAAGGTGCTGAAAGGCATTACCTCCATGGAAGAAGTGCTCAGGGTTACCAGAGAGGAGTAA
- the gspG gene encoding type II secretion system major pseudopilin GspG yields the protein MRSKIQRPRPVNKKQSGFTLLEIMVVIVILGVLASLVAPNVIGNKERADMQKAVSDIVALENALDMYRLDNNHYPTTQQGLESLISKPTGSPEPTGYRANGYIRRLPKDPWGNDYFLQNPGQYGEIDIFSAGPDGQPGTDTDIGNWDLPS from the coding sequence ATGCGTTCAAAAATCCAACGACCAAGACCGGTCAATAAAAAACAGTCCGGCTTCACCCTACTGGAAATCATGGTGGTAATCGTGATTCTGGGTGTTCTGGCCAGCCTTGTTGCACCTAATGTCATCGGTAACAAGGAAAGAGCGGACATGCAGAAGGCGGTGAGCGATATTGTTGCTCTGGAAAATGCTCTGGATATGTACCGTCTGGACAACAATCACTATCCAACAACCCAGCAGGGACTGGAGTCACTGATTTCTAAACCAACAGGCTCTCCGGAACCGACAGGCTACCGCGCAAATGGCTACATCCGTCGCCTGCCGAAAGACCCTTGGGGTAACGACTACTTCCTGCAGAACCCTGGTCAGTACGGTGAGATTGATATTTTCTCCGCCGGTCCTGACGGCCAGCCTGGCACCGATACTGACATCGGTAACTGGGACCTGCCTTCCTGA
- the gspI gene encoding type II secretion system minor pseudopilin GspI, with product MARSRQTLLKQTPDKQTLRNQKGFTLLEVMMALSILAIVGIGITQAVGANVSNTLYMRQKTIARWVADNELTTIRLEQQWPKENWESYSVDMANTEWHIRKRSVKTTSDDFRMVQVEVRDQEDDKVSPLETLQTYMVRQ from the coding sequence ATGGCCCGATCGAGACAGACACTACTTAAACAGACGCCAGATAAACAGACACTGCGGAATCAGAAAGGCTTCACCCTGCTGGAAGTGATGATGGCACTGTCGATTCTTGCCATTGTCGGCATTGGTATTACCCAGGCCGTTGGTGCAAACGTCAGCAACACGCTTTACATGCGACAGAAAACCATTGCCCGGTGGGTGGCGGATAACGAATTGACGACGATTCGTTTAGAACAACAGTGGCCAAAGGAGAACTGGGAGTCTTACAGCGTCGATATGGCAAACACTGAATGGCATATCCGCAAACGTAGCGTAAAAACCACCAGCGACGATTTCCGCATGGTTCAGGTAGAAGTCAGGGACCAGGAGGATGACAAGGTCTCGCCTCTGGAAACCCTGCAAACGTATATGGTGCGGCAATGA